A region of Deinococcus rubellus DNA encodes the following proteins:
- the ppk1 gene encoding polyphosphate kinase 1 has protein sequence MNKSTQKSALAKALSVKAQPEAAEANARAAHKHHNGKNAKLPRPGPLPEGVKDQTQSTSAVLDSTYLNRELSWLAFNERVLFEARNERNPLLERLSYAAICGSNLDEFFMVRVAGIHRQIAANVTTKSLDGLLPREVLNLVRSRTHVMLQSIEKTTREIFKSLQSQGVEIGRVKDLGKRARATLRAQYLSQIQPVLTPLIVDPSHPFPYISNLSLNLAVLLDAGSGEAPDFARVKVPVGVLPRIVRCGEHLLLLEDVIAEHLGELFRGRTVIRAHVFRVTRNTDYEFDEDEAEDLLATIEDGLRRRRFGSAVRLEVTRDMPGEMLDLLRSRLKLADEDIFELQGPLGTANLMGLPVERPDLQFPLFSPRVPDLDGEDDQGIFHTLQQGDVLLHHPYDSFTNVLAFVQAAASDPDVLAIKQTLYRTGDDPRLIGALRTAAENGKQVVALIELKARFDEQRNISSARELERVGAHVVYGVSGLKTHGKVTLVVRREGEQLKRYVHIGTGNYNPKTARLYTDLSLLSAREELGADVAALFNHLTGYAEADYAYLLVAPDTARSGFIRLLEREAANVAVGKPGWARLKFNQLTDPGMIEALYQASQAGVRIELMVRGVCCLRPGVPGLSEHIEVRSLIGRFLEHARIYAFAGDAADGKGRAPDVYFGSADWMSRNLDRRVEVIAPVFEDRQKAKLLALLGTEWADTRGAWVLQASGEYFKLSGDTSAQSVFMGSEDAPG, from the coding sequence ATGAACAAATCAACCCAGAAGTCGGCGCTCGCCAAAGCCCTTTCCGTCAAGGCCCAGCCTGAGGCGGCTGAAGCCAACGCCAGAGCGGCCCACAAACACCACAACGGCAAGAATGCCAAGCTGCCCAGGCCGGGGCCGCTGCCCGAAGGCGTCAAGGACCAGACCCAGAGCACCAGCGCCGTGCTGGACAGCACGTATCTCAACCGCGAGCTGTCGTGGCTGGCCTTCAACGAGCGGGTGCTGTTCGAGGCCAGAAACGAGCGCAACCCCCTGCTGGAGCGCCTGAGCTACGCAGCCATCTGCGGCAGCAACCTCGACGAGTTCTTCATGGTGCGGGTGGCGGGCATTCACCGCCAGATCGCCGCCAACGTGACCACCAAGAGCCTGGACGGCCTGCTGCCCAGGGAAGTGCTCAACCTGGTGAGGTCGCGCACCCACGTGATGCTGCAAAGTATCGAGAAGACCACCCGCGAGATCTTCAAGAGCCTCCAGTCGCAGGGCGTGGAGATCGGGCGCGTCAAGGACCTGGGCAAGCGGGCGCGGGCCACCCTGCGGGCGCAGTACCTCTCGCAGATTCAGCCGGTGCTGACCCCGCTGATCGTCGATCCGAGTCACCCGTTTCCGTATATCAGTAACCTCAGCCTGAATCTGGCGGTGCTGCTCGACGCCGGAAGCGGCGAGGCCCCCGACTTCGCCCGCGTCAAGGTGCCAGTAGGGGTCTTGCCGCGCATCGTGCGCTGCGGCGAGCACCTGCTGCTGCTCGAAGATGTGATTGCCGAGCACCTGGGCGAGCTGTTCCGGGGTCGCACGGTCATCCGCGCGCACGTCTTCAGGGTCACCCGCAATACTGATTACGAGTTCGACGAGGACGAGGCCGAGGACCTGCTGGCGACCATCGAGGACGGCCTGCGGCGGCGGCGCTTCGGCTCGGCGGTGCGGCTGGAAGTCACCAGAGACATGCCCGGCGAGATGCTGGACCTTCTGCGAAGCCGCCTGAAACTCGCTGACGAGGACATCTTCGAGCTGCAAGGCCCGCTGGGCACCGCCAACCTGATGGGTCTGCCGGTCGAGCGCCCGGATTTGCAGTTCCCACTGTTCTCGCCGCGTGTGCCGGATCTGGACGGCGAGGACGATCAGGGCATTTTCCACACCTTGCAGCAGGGCGACGTGCTGCTGCACCACCCGTACGATTCGTTTACCAACGTGCTGGCCTTCGTGCAGGCGGCGGCCAGCGACCCCGATGTGCTGGCCATCAAGCAGACCCTCTACCGCACCGGCGACGATCCGCGCCTCATCGGCGCACTCAGGACCGCCGCCGAGAACGGCAAGCAGGTGGTGGCCCTGATCGAGCTCAAGGCCAGGTTCGACGAGCAGCGCAACATCTCCTCGGCGCGTGAGCTGGAGCGGGTCGGGGCGCACGTGGTGTACGGCGTCAGCGGTCTCAAGACCCACGGCAAGGTCACGCTGGTGGTGCGCCGTGAGGGTGAGCAACTCAAGCGCTACGTGCACATCGGCACCGGTAACTACAATCCCAAGACCGCCCGGCTCTACACCGACCTCTCGCTGCTCTCGGCCCGCGAGGAACTCGGCGCAGACGTGGCAGCGCTGTTCAATCACCTGACCGGCTACGCCGAGGCCGACTACGCTTACCTGCTGGTGGCCCCCGACACTGCCCGCAGCGGCTTCATCCGGTTGCTGGAGAGAGAAGCGGCCAACGTGGCGGTGGGCAAGCCCGGCTGGGCGCGGCTCAAGTTCAACCAGCTCACTGACCCCGGCATGATCGAGGCGCTGTATCAGGCGTCCCAAGCGGGCGTGCGAATCGAGCTGATGGTGCGCGGGGTGTGCTGCCTGCGCCCCGGCGTGCCGGGCCTGTCCGAGCACATCGAGGTCCGTAGCCTCATCGGGCGCTTTCTGGAACATGCCCGCATCTACGCTTTCGCGGGCGACGCCGCCGATGGCAAGGGCCGCGCGCCCGATGTGTATTTCGGTTCTGCCGACTGGATGAGCCGCAACCTCGACAGGCGGGTGGAGGTCATCGCCCCGGTGTTCGAGGACCGCCAGAAAGCCAAGCTGCTGGCCCTGCTCGGCACCGAGTGGGCCGATACGCGCGGCGCGTGGGTACTGCAAGCCAGCGGAGAGTACTTCAAGCTCAGCGGCGATACCAGCGCCCAGTCGGTTTTCATGGGCAGTGAGGACGCGCCGGGCTGA